The Medicago truncatula cultivar Jemalong A17 chromosome 7, MtrunA17r5.0-ANR, whole genome shotgun sequence genome includes the window CGACCGGGGTATTGGTCGGATATATGACAATTTCAGGTTTCTCccaagattaattttttttagtggcaTGTGTCGTGGCTGCTTCCCGACAAGAGTACGCTTAAAAAGAAAGGAGTTCATTTCCCCATCAACTATGTTAGTTGCAATTCCAAGTACGAAGATCTTGCACatgtgatttttgaattttctttctCCATCGAAGTGTGGCGTGCAATTGATCTATGTGATGAGATTAATAAAGAAATATTGGAAACCAATACAGCAGTTAAAGCCGTTTTCTTGTTATTGCAGCAGCTGAACCTGAATCATGCTAATCGAATGGTTGTCATTTTGGAGTATTTGGAAGCACAAGGTGAGGCAAGATGTTAATGAATTAAGTTCGCGGGTAGTGGAGATGACACATTGGTCGATGGAGGATTCGTTGGCAGCGAACACCACGACTAACATATGTCGTCTTGTTCATTCTAAACCTTAAACTTAGCGGATGCAACAGTAGCCATCAGTCCTCACGAAGCAAACAACAAGTATCGTGACAGTAGTGGCGGGGAACAATGTGGCAACATTGAATTCACCGCAAGTGCAATTGCAACGCCCACGATGAGGGAGGCTTAAATGCATCTTAGATGCCTCACTCTCCATCCAACAAAATACAACAAGCATGTGGGTGTGTTTGCGGGATGATGAAGGAGATTTCGTGCTTACAAAATCCATGTAGTTTTCTTCGATGTGTACAATAGATGCTTCAACAAAGATTAAGAGGATGCTAAAGAAGTAGGACATGTTAGATTAGCCTATATACTTTGTTTTGCATCTCACTTcacaaactcttgtgttttttttttcctttcaggAAACTAAACTAGTTCACCTAAGGTCTCAAGCCAACACAACGAATTTAGTCGAAGACACGCAAATGAGAGCGCTCATGTATTAATAGGGGTAGCCACATTTTCAACTAGCTACATTACTTATTTTGATGTACCAACATGTATAACTCTACTTATTAATGAAACTATAAGCATCTTTCCCAAAAGATTGGCTTGATTTCCAATAAGGTTGTCAAATTTGAGAATTTAAGTAAACTTGCTTAGGTATAATCGACttataaatcaaaatttcaacttaattataaaacaaaaatataccaAATTATCCGACACCAACCCAATAACAAGTATACCAAAATTTCAACGTGCGTATTTATAAATGAAACAAAGTCAGTATAAAAATAGTCTCACATTGATCACTACTACACCCTTCAGCTTATACTTTCAaactgataaatataaatagtCTCACATTGATCACTACTACACCCTTCAGCTTATACTTTCAAACTGATAAATATGAATAGTCTCACATTGATCACTACTACACCCTTCAGCTTTTACTTTCAAACTGATAAATACAAATACCAAGTATTAGAGAGTCCCAgaagattataaaaaaaatagaagggaAGAGTAGCTATAAATGAAGTGTATAAGGGGAggcttttaaaattttataaacttGGTTTGTACAAACGACTTTAAGGGAGGGATCCGTTCAAAAATTGTcctaaaataattgtacaaatatcaaatCTCTTTTAAATATTGATTGAAGATTGTAGACAATTAACAACAGTTTATTATCGTTTTGCTATTGTTTTAATGAAGTTAAATGAGAGGGGGGAGAGAGATTTTTAAGGCATCATGGAGGtggaaaataatgaaaaaaaatcagctATTTAGCACTACTAATAATATTACACAGAAGTAAAACACTATTTATCTAATTTATGAACAAATAAATGAATTGATGAACTATTGATACATATACTTTTCCTCACAGGTATGAGAGCTTCTAGTTACCTCTGTTGCAATCATGTCCTCTTATTAAGTATATACGATTCTCCGACAAAACTCAGACCCACCAACTAGATGGACCCATTTTTTACAGCTTCTATGCACAATGCCGAAAGCACAAGCACAGCCAAATCCTTGTAGTAAAGGATTTGTATGCAGATAAACTGTACCAAGTTGTCAGTTCTTCACTTCACATGTAGAGCTACAAGTTGTCGTCCATCTCATCCGGTACATGTAATTTCTCTATGGCAGCCTGTTAAAAATGAAAGTAGATAAGTCGAATAAAAAGTGACAATAGCCACTTCACAACACGGTATTCAACAGTATATGGACATAGTAAATAACTCGACTTACACTTCTGCACAACCAATCAGACGGAATAAAGATTTAGATAAGTAAATGTAATTGTGAACATTATTGACCAGTTTAGATAAAAACGACTGCATCACCTTAATAGCAGCAGCATCTGTTGCAGAAGGTTTCAAATCCAAAGCAATACCATAATGAAGCATTGCTCTCTCATGCATGTTACGCCTTTTATAGATCCTTCCCATCAAAGCGTAGACACTAATTTCGCGGGGAGCATACTCTTTAAGCTCCTCTAGGACTTCCAAAGCCTCATCGAATTTTTCCAAGCTCATTAGTATATTGGCCTTCTGATACATTGGAACAGGATTTTTCTTATCTGCCAAAATAGCCTTCTCCATTACCACCAGTGCTTCCTCGCTTCTCTGTCAAATTATGGAAGATAGCACCAGTTTAGAATACAAAACGAAAGCAGAAGAAATGTAATTCTTATTTGCAGTATTACAATCAGTGCAGCAAGAGATCAACCTTTAAAGCGTGCAAAGCAGTACCAAGGTATGACAATATAACAGATGACTGTGGATTAATTTGGAAAGCCATTTGAAAATGGTGTTCGGAGAACTCAAACTTCTCTTGGCGAAGATACACCATTCCAAGTCCATACCAAGCATTGTAATGCCTTTCATCAACCCTGAGTGCACTCTGGTAGCATTTGATTCCATTTTCAAAATCTTCTAGAGCAACATACCTGTGAGGGGCAACAAATTAAAAGGTCTTACAAAATTTTGCTGATAAATCAAAGATGAGAATTGAGAAAACAAGaaaggaaaatacaaagaaTGCAAAAACTGTAATCAGTGTTTATTCCCTTTCTCAAATACAACCAGAGCCTAAAAAACAACCATGAATAATGGTTTATGGAGGCACTTCCCCTCTAAAATTTAACCAAGTCCTACATCCTTCTATGTCTCTTTCCCAGTTTTAAACTGCAAATTATcctctaaaataaaacctcTATCTGAGTGATTTACAATTAATTTTCCCCTCGAAAATCTAAACAAGTAGTAAAGTAGGATACTAGTAGTACTGGACACCAATTCTCATGAATTATAACATTTTGGTAAGATGATGTTCATACTCATGTCCACAAAGGGTGTGCGCATATGCAAATCTGGGATTTAGTTGCACGGCTCGTTGAAAATTCTTTAGTGCAGTTTCATGATCTTTCTGCAGGCTGTAGCAATTGCCCATCGCGCACCTGCCAGAGCATTCAACAATAATGATAAACCAGGATAAATTGTAATAAATAGAATAGAACACCCAAGTACAGGAGaacttctaaaaaaaactaaaacgagTTTCAACTGAGCTCTAATTTTCCAAAATGCTTTGAAAGCAGATAGCTCAGATATGacaaaatactaaaatttacaAAAGGGCAACCAAAGACcttaaaaactaataattaaataaatagatagaAGTAGGTAATAGGTCTATTAATGTATCACATATAACTGGTATGTGATATCAGCCTGAAAACAAATGCATTAATTTGCAGACGTACAGAAATTTTGGCTCACAGCACAAGCACTCATGGATATGCACGcacgcgcacacacacacacaaagagATGTAATTTTAGGCATTCAGGAAAAGTCATGAATAATAATGAGTGAAATTAACTTTATGGGTAAAAAGTTTATATCTTGGAATCCAAAATTCAGCTTAATGAATAATCACAAAAAAAGTTTCATAGAAGCCTACCATGATTGAGGAGCTAAGCGATCAGTTTGTATCAGTTCCTGAGCCAGGTAACTTAACTTCATATCTTCCTTTAGATGCTACACCAAAGATAAACGAGTCTTTGGTCAAGCAGTAAGATGGCAGGAAAGCATttaaagtttaagcataaaacGAAGCAGGGAGCTAAACAAATGCCACAACGAAGTATAGCTATAGAAGATTATTGCCACACATTAATCTTACAAAAATATTATGTAGACTACTTTCAgcaaatcattttttatatttaagaatATCTTTCGTATCTAGAGGCTTTAATAGCCACATCAACCATATATCCTAAAGGCTTTATAATATAGTGAGTGATTATTGATGGAATTCTAAGTCCTAAATTGTTGCAAATATATCTATCGAGTGCATGTCTCATAATGAGTTACAATGTATCcgatttttttccttcaagaaaaaaatttaagttttggGGTATGACAACAACTCCTTGAGTAAAGGAGAACTTTCCCTAGCTTAAGCTTTCACTGTCATAAATATATGCATGAACCACTAGATCAATCATAAGTCCTAAAGGCTCCAGAGAAAAACACATCACTTGcgttattcattttttatgttaaagaaTATCTTCTGTGGTCTTTTAGGAATGGTTTTCACATTTCATCACAATTCATGATTTGTTTCCTTGTTCATTTAGGATTATTAGCCTAAATAGGGGTTAGTCATTTACACATCAACAAGAACAACAATCCcctcaaaacaaaacacaaacaagAACAGCCATTCCTTAATAGTAtctcttatagtttttataGGTCTACCTCTGCCTCTAGTGATCTGACTATCAttcatctgatctactctccttactacaGTATCTAcaagtcttctctctacatgcccaaaccacctaagcctagTTTCCACCAACATCTATCAAAATTACATTCTATTATACAAACATTGTTCTCACTCTTCCTCTTTCTGTAAGTACGTGCAAGTTAAAcagttaaggaaaaaaataggtATTAGTGTTTTAAACTTGCACTCTCTAAAAATAACACTAAAgctgaaaaaatataatataaactcacaTAAAGGACTGTTGAGTATACATCCATTCCTTCCAAATTATAAGGTGTCATCTGACGAGCAAGACCAAAAGCCCGATCAGCTTCTAAATAATCAAATTCATAGTACATTTTTCCCACCTGCTTAAAACACCCAAGTATCATAACAGATTGTTAGTGATATGCACCTGTAAGAATCTCTACTCTAGCACACAGACcatataaaatcatatcatattatataaaaatattatatttagcTAATAGCTTAAGATTTTGGAATAGTTAGTTCATGACATGTAATATATGCCTCTATGGGCTATGGCTAAATGGTCTAGAGTACAATCCTTACCATTCTTATTTTTCTgataaaaaagttgaatttaagCATTAGTCAAGTGAGACAACACATTGCATGCACATAATGTTGGACAACTGGACCAGACTACGAGCATGAAAATATTGGACAACTGGACCAGACTAAACTTCCCTCGAATGGAGCTGGATCCATCTAGGAAGAGCTAATTTTCAACTCATTAGAGTTGGGGTGCATTCATCACTTTGACCTGTTGGGTTTATTACAAATTTGCAAAGATTGGTGAGTTCATGTTTTCTGGTCAGTGACTTCGTTCCGGTTGGGAGCTACGAGGTTGAGACTAATACAACTTTGTTCACCTCCTTTGCAGAGGGGTTCACATTCGGATGTTAGATGCATCTGTGGAGTCCAGTGCTACAACTGTGAGGTTAATGTTTAATACACTACAAAGACTTATCATTTAGCTGTTGCATTTTGGGTTttctaaaaatcaaagaatcacTCAATTTAGCCATTATGTTGTAGACTCTTTTAACCATTCACAAACGTACAATTCTATGCGAGTCTACTTGAGTTCACACACAAATTTGTAAGCAAACTTACTCGATTTTCATACTTAGGTCCTAAACTTGTATGATTCTAGGAGTTAAGTGAGAGTTTTGACAACCACGCATAGCAAGAATTCCTATAAAAGACCAGCGAATGCTTGTTAGACAACCAATATTACCTGGGAAAGAACCCAGCCAGTGTTGTAATGCTTATGTGGAAGTTTCTGATAAGTTTCCAGTGCATCCTGTACCAACAATGAAATCATAAACTGGATGCAATCAACAACAAAGTATTTAGTTATTTCATTTTACCCTTTTCATAtccatgattaaaaaaaatagtaaattgtACATGAGTATAAATCATAAACATCTTTTCAACAGAagcaataattaattaatacctGGCACCTATACAAGCAGGCAAGTCTAAAAGCTTCACCAAGAACTCTTAGAAGGGTCAGTATTTCAGAAGCACCAGTGATGACTTTTGAACTACTTAATACTTGTCCACCAACTGGAATATTCGCTGCTTCCTGTTCATAAGATTTAGCTTCCATGGTAGACGAGGAAGTCGAAGTTGTTGATGTAATATTTAAAAGAGAATCATCTAGAATGTCATTATGATTTCCTGAAGATAACGGAATGAGGACTCATTAAGTATTCGCAAATAGCTGCTggaaatattttgtattagaaTATTAGAATTAATACTATGTTAGGATCCTTAATAAGTTAATAGAGATTGCACTATTAGTAAGACATCGGTACTTTATTTAGATAATCAGAATACATGGTACAAGGTTAGAACTAATACTATGTTAAGTATCAAAGTGGTGTTGTCCTCATTAAGACTGGTGGCGAGTATATCTTAGGCTTTGGGCTTGGGCAAAGGGAATTCCGAATTCCTCTGAGGAGCACTGCTCTAGGGTTACAGGAGAGATCCTCTTGTATTGTAATATATTTTCTCTCGTTTTCCAATCAATAacacattttcttctttttaattcaGTTTCCTATCAAATGGGTGTTTAGAACAGCGGTGTTATCAATCATGAATCGCAAAACGTAGCAGCCGAACCCCACAAACGTTGTAGGGAGATGGTGGATAACTGGATCCCAGCTATTTCGAAATTTTTATACagtttatataatttatttttactatatacatataaaatCACCAACGACCTATGACTGACCAGTGAAAGGTTGAAATATGACAGCGTGAGACAGAATGAGAAGAGAAGACCAATGCTGTTATGATGTTAATAAATTGCATAATTCCTAAAATACACCAATCAAAAGCCGTCACGTTTAAATTATTTGGATTTCTCTTATGAGGTGCAGCACTATAGTGGTCCAGACATGCATTTGGATGCTGCACTGAACTGCTTCACTCTGCTCTGCTACTGCAAGTTCTAGGCTAGGGGCTGCTCTGCTGCACTACAGTGGTTGACAACGCTGTAGAATACAACTTTTGAATATTAACGATATGCTTTTAATTTCGggcaaacttttatttttaagcaGCTATTGCCTATTTGTGTAGAAGTATAAATCATTCATTTTCtccctattaattattttacacaaTAGCGGTCATATGAATTCCCCACTTGGTAGAGGCTATACAAAAATTTCGTTGTAAATCCACATTAAGACTGGTAGTTTTCCTTGGCCTTGCATGGAGTGTGTCTCCCCAAATCTGAATTTttactatataaaaaataaaatcaagatagAAGTCATCCTAATACAACATTTTTGGGGAAGACTACTCTATGCCGCTATTCAGGATTGATAATTATGgttttataatcttttttttcaaaatgcgGCAACATAGAGTATTAGATAAAACAGATACAATTTCAGCAGAGGGATGCATCTTAAAACATATATGAAGGACAACATTCCTCAAAACTATAGTCTTTATGAAGTTTAACATCCCTCAaagacaataatattaaacagtGTTATAAATAAAGATTCATCACCTTCGTCTATGTTTTCATTGGCCCATGGTTGTCCCTTGCGAACTGTCACAGAACGAAATGCCCTTGAGCTAGGTTTTGACCCACCAAGATGCTTAGAAGAGTAATTAGTTCCATTTCCAGAGACAGCTGTTGTATTAGGATTTGCATTTACACTTGCATCGCCTGAGAGTCTCGAACTACGTCGAGGAGAATCAGAAAATAACCTTCCAGAAAtctgaaagaaaacaaaaaaatcacaaggAACATTAAAACCGAGAGATCTGAGATGTTGAGGAGATGCAGAAAATTTAGGAGCTAAACTATGTGTGTAACCGTACATATGTTTTCATCTAATAGCTTAAGTTTTTCATATGATCAGAGCCTCAAAATGCGAGTAGTCCCGTTCTTTCCAAATAGTAGTTAAATTTCAATACAAGGTTAGGTGGGTCTGTACATTATTGACACTTCAAGTCCAAAGGGATGCAGCATAGGAGGTGTGTTAGATGTAAAATTGTTTACTTTCTTTCAGCAAATAGCTTTGGCATTTGGGGCTATATTGGTTCATGACAATGCATATGTTTGGTTTTCGTTATTTCACATTTGCAAAAGGAAAGCAAGAGCTTTTTGGCCAAAAATTTTCTTGATCAATTTCAGCAtaagaatttttctaaaagcaaaaaaaaaaaaaaaaaaaaaactacaaaattggtaaCATGAAATCAAAAGGTAAATAAAGATGCCCAGTAATAAAACTCATGTTGTCAATCAATACCAACACTGACTCCCGAGAGAAAAGTAAGAGTCCAAGACTGTCACGGTACGCAGATTAAGTCACTAAATCAAATCAACCTATATACCACAACAAACAAGCCTTGTTCCACTAAGTGGAGCATTATACAAAGCTACTGGACTCTTTAAAATCCGAATTTCAAATTAGTGTCTATAGACAGGAAAAGCTAGAAACGGAAGTAAGTTTATTTAGTGATGCAATGGAAGCAGACAACAATAGATTTATAGCCAACAGTTTCCCAACCTTTCTTAACTTTCCTTCATCCACAAACTTTCTTCGAGCTTGAATAGTAGAGTTCACTGTTGATCTTGGAGAATTCTCAGCACTTTGTGTGCTCATATTTGAGCCATTTGGCTGCACATTCCTACACAAAGGTGGAGCAACACCTGATAACTGCAGaagatttgaaaaaaatatatcaaccaTGTGAAAGAAAACTGGATCAAGCCCATGTTCAATAGAGCTGTataatatttatgaaataataaaacacTTCTTACAAATAGTTCTGAATTTAACTGACCATGTTCAAAATCAGAAAAACTGTGATTAATAAGTAGTTTAGcttattcacaattttttaacaaaaagtaacatatacaaaaaaatctaaaacaagaTACAGTTAGCGAATTACTTGTGTCATCGTTGGAGCTGGcgtattataaaatgatatgtTAGAAAGACCACTATTAATAGGTTGACCCGAAGTTCCTCCCAATACAGGTGCTCCATGATGATTTCCAGAAATATCTTTTAGGCCTTGCATGAGTTTCGATTGCCTTGGACTCGCATCTTCAGACACACAGTGTCTAGTGTCAACTAAATTACAATCCTCAGTTGATGAATGCAACTTTGGAGAGGTTGAGAAATTTAGGTATTGCTTTTGTATGCAAAGAGCAGCTGCTTCACCAAAAAATGCAACTGCTTCTTCAGCAGAACCTAAATATTCAGAAAACAGTAAGctgttaatgatgattataaAGAGCAGCTTATGACAACTTTTAAGTCATGAAAAATCAAAGCATCTGATACATGCTACAAACTAAACACTTTCAGACTAACAAAACAAAGCTAGAAGTACACCAAATAATTGGCCTCAAAAAAAGCACAAGCAGGTGCATTTACTGAGAAAAATTAACAAGGAAAACTATATAATTGTTAAATATGCATTAATGTTCACATAGTTATATGTATGCATGTAACCATGCTCCTACTTATGTAAGCATTCTGATATGTAAAGATGCACAAAATGATGATAGCACCAACATTTGAACAGAAACACTATACTATCTTTCAAATTAAGAATATCACTTAAGCACACTACCACATCAACTCAAATTTCAATAgctaaaaaatgagaaaaaaaatccaaaattaatcaagaacagattaagatgccttgtaattttttcttttgacaatattgcaaaattaatcaaatttcatatatatagacacacacattgTTAtcgataactttttttttttaagctaacCTAGCCAACCGAAATTGGCACCGAGGAGAATCAAACCTGGGACCTTGAGCAGGAAAAGCATACTCCAAAGACCCAAGCCAACaccaccaggccaacccaagtgggttaaagggatttaactatttttttaatcaacaatttaagtaatattatgaaaatgataaaatagtaaataaaaaacttgaaatgaaagGTAAAAATTGGAAAGAGCTCAAATCCATGTactatacatacatatatatatatgaagccATTCAATAATGTGAATATATGAAAACTATAAATTCTCTTAGCATAAATTTTTCAACATGTCCTTTTTGTTTAAAGCTGCTTATCTAATCAAAACCTAAAGCACTCAATAAAATATGAACCACAACTTTATAGCCTTAGTTGctccaaaaactaaaaactagGTTGTCTCCAATCAGTCCATACTTCATCAAATATGCCCAGTGAGCACCAGAAATCAGGTAAATATCATCATACATACCTAATATGCACAACTCTTCATATGCAGCCCACATTAGAGGATCCATTGACAGTGCCATCTTAAAATGATGGACGGCATTTTTCTTTCTGTCGGTGTATCTGAAAAGGAGAATATCAATCAAAGAGAATTTTAAAGGATGAACATGTGTCTCACTCACACGCACATGACATACACCACCCAATATATTTTAAGAATGTAACTTTTACCCATTCAATTGTTAAACTATAAGCATCTACCATGATAATATTtcatgtaaaattttaaatatcaataagaatataataaaaaaatcatattttcaacATGTGTTTTGACAATTGATGGTAAGACTAATAAGCAACCTGTAAATGAGCCCTAATAGATAATGACCAGCTGAACCATTTGGAACCTACACGttaagagacaacaaaaaatagtCATTCAACTTCTCCTAGTGCATACAACGACAAATTATAgctttaataaaaaacaatttaaaacagAGCAACATATAGAACCAATGTCATATGTTATTCTTAGAATTTtgggttgagcctaactcaatcttacaaaaccaacttgtaaGGTGAGAATTGCAGTCACTTATAAACCCATGTTCAAGCCATATCTCATCGAACTCTTAACAGTTATTAACAGCTAATAGCTGATAAGACTTGGAATGAAACAAAAAGATGAAAGATGAATTCTTTTAcaaatttgagaaatgatatttatacaaccactttttgacaacttttagaACAAccctctctctcatactcacgtcacatgtgtttttattcgctctcttctttctctctctactgtTTTTAtccaagagaagagaggaaaagtgcttgtcacaaaagttgtctaaaattgattgtacaaatatcattcctctaCAGATTTCACTAATAGTTcggaaaataattattaatttgaaaaatattacaaattatgCTTGTACCTCAGCACTAGGCTCATTAGCAGGACATAATGTTGCCTCAGCTTCGTTAAGAAGATTCATCTGAAAGCATGATATTGCAAACAAGTACCGAGATTGAGCCATTTGTGTTCCTTCAATCAATAATAAGGACAAAATGAATAACTAAAGACATACAATAGAAGCACTACTACGAGATAATGACAAACCAAAGGGAAAATGATTATCTACTAAAAGGAAATTCAGGAAACAGAACATGAATAgtaatatttaaaaacaaacaGAAGTAGGAATGTGACTCTAAAACTGGTTGACACAAAAATATGGAAAGCGGCATACCCTTTAAAATATGGTATGCAGAATGCGCTTGATTACTCTGCAAGTAACAGCCAGCCAACAATTG containing:
- the LOC25497685 gene encoding cell division cycle protein 27 homolog B encodes the protein MEAILVDSVQNSLRHFLHSNAIFLSHRLCAQFPSETNLQLLAGCYLQSNQAHSAYHILKGTQMAQSRYLFAISCFQMNLLNEAEATLCPANEPSAEVPNGSAGHYLLGLIYRYTDRKKNAVHHFKMALSMDPLMWAAYEELCILGSAEEAVAFFGEAAALCIQKQYLNFSTSPKLHSSTEDCNLVDTRHCVSEDASPRQSKLMQGLKDISGNHHGAPVLGGTSGQPINSGLSNISFYNTPAPTMTQLSGVAPPLCRNVQPNGSNMSTQSAENSPRSTVNSTIQARRKFVDEGKLRKISGRLFSDSPRRSSRLSGDASVNANPNTTAVSGNGTNYSSKHLGGSKPSSRAFRSVTVRKGQPWANENIDEGNHNDILDDSLLNITSTTSTSSSTMEAKSYEQEAANIPVGGQVLSSSKVITGASEILTLLRVLGEAFRLACLYRCQDALETYQKLPHKHYNTGWVLSQVGKMYYEFDYLEADRAFGLARQMTPYNLEGMDVYSTVLYHLKEDMKLSYLAQELIQTDRLAPQSWCAMGNCYSLQKDHETALKNFQRAVQLNPRFAYAHTLCGHEYVALEDFENGIKCYQSALRVDERHYNAWYGLGMVYLRQEKFEFSEHHFQMAFQINPQSSVILSYLGTALHALKRSEEALVVMEKAILADKKNPVPMYQKANILMSLEKFDEALEVLEELKEYAPREISVYALMGRIYKRRNMHERAMLHYGIALDLKPSATDAAAIKAAIEKLHVPDEMDDNL